GAGTCCTGCGGCACGCGTGCGTGACGGGGGAAAATGTGCCACCTCCTTTAGTTACTCTAATTATCACCCCGACAAGTCGCGTTCACAATCACTGCCAACGAGTGTCTGTCTTAAAAATGACGAACAATTATTCACTAAGCAAAGTGAAAGGGCGAGAAAAAGGACggcaatacaaaaaaaaaaaaaaaaaaaaaaaaaaaaaaaaagcatcgtattttgttttcctccttttcgctAAACAATCGTTGTaaatactttaaaaaaaaaaaaaaaaaaaaaaaaaaaaatgtgcaatggCTTATCCGTATCGTCTTTTCAGTTGTGCACTTGGCGGAATgccatttatatatatatatatttttttttttttttttttttttgggggtggTGGTGGAATTCCCCCTAGTGCTGCAAAGCATTGCGCAGCTTCGTTAAGACTCCTTCAATTTAAGCTTTTTCACAAATTAACTATTTCAAAtgtttgttgttttttttttttttttaacaaaaacgTAAAAGGGCGAATCGCATTTGAGCAAACGAGTCACTCTGCCGTGTACacaatttttggaaaaaaattaaaagcatGCGCAAATGCAGTTTACGGTTAAATGATAACTTGCGCTGGGTCTATCCGTGTGAACTTTAAAATCAAGCTACACACGTGAAGATTACTCCACTAGTTGCGAATGATTCTGCGGCGCATACGAATACAACTCATGGGCAgttatatgtatgcacaataTTATgttacatttcttttattttacaagGTCTTTTCCCAACCACTACATCTCTTCcgttcttctccctttttagtAGGGGCGTTTCCGTGCCCCCATGCGGTGGATGACACCACGCGGAAACTCCATTTGAACGTGAAGTTCTGATCTTCCATTCGTATCGACACAGATGGATGCTCCTGCTCCGCATACCTTACAACAGGTTGAATCTCTTCTTGAGGGTTATCCGCTGGGAGGAGAACTTGTCGTCCGGCGAAAATCGGCAGGGGTGGGCCGAGAAGGTTACCTTCCCATCGACCACGGGCTGAGggggaatgggaaaaatggaaaatgaaaaatgaaaaatggaaactgtAACTTTGTGAACTTGTCGAGCGAATGTATTGCGACCCGAAAGGTTTCTCTCCTCCTTTATACCTTCACCGTGTATACCCTCTTTCCATTGGCATCCAGGTAGTATCTTAACATgtacattttctttaatcAGGCATGTGATTCTATTGGGGATAAAATCCTGAAGTCGCCGCGCTCAAATATGTTGTAGGAATTATGATGCTTGAAATGATTCCGTGGGGGCATGCAGGGAGTTCAAGTAAAAAAGTTTAAAGGGGAATATAAAGGAAACTCTTCTTTTGCGGTTTAACCTGGAATCTGGCTAGCCCCCTTAATTGACGCTGTTTTATTGGTTCTTTTTGCGTTATTTTGGAATTGTTTTTACTCCAATTactttcgattttttttttttttttttttttttttgtaactttgTTTGACctttcttttgctttttttttttgttctttttttttttttttttttccctttataggctattttttttaaagcgcGCCTTCCTTACCCCAGAAGTATTTCGGGGCACATAGGAGGCAGCCCCTGGGCGCTCATCTCGAATATGGGAGCATGTGCATTTCGTAGTAAAAGTGAGTTTCGCTGGATTTTATCCTTTCCACGGTTACCACTGCCCCGCGGGGTGTTACATCGTGAATATCCCTCCTTTTCTGTGCCCACTTTTACACTTGCGTAGTTCAGCATAAAGCGCTTCCCTTCGTCAGGTGTGAAAAGCATGCCCGTGACATGTACCAGGGGATGACCCTTCATCGATTTTAATACGCCTGGTCCATATGGAGTGcttttttgttctcccttttttccacgATCACCCCCCCACACCGACCAATAGCCATATGCAGCAATACTCATGGGCCAAAATAATATCAAAAGAATAATTTCCCTGTTGGAAAAggcaaatgatgaaaaatggaaCGATGTCGACTTGTACAGCGAATTGTCATCCTTGGGTAGGAGCCTGCACAGGCAAGAGGACTTCTCCTTATCTAAAAGGGTCTTAGACGATGAAAAATATGTCAAaatgtttttccattttttgatgAACACGTTGGAAAAATTGATACTAAAGAGTGAGTATTTCGATCGTATTgctgaaaaaatatttatatttggTCGCGCTAAATATTTTCTGACAGTGTAGCCCATGAAAGAGCAGACAATGAGGGTAACCTCTTCCTTCGTTTTAGTAAACCACACCATAAGAACATGTATTGTTATTAATTCCCCCCATCCACTCACAGGTTCCAAGGGATTCATAGATGATTGCAAAGCATGTGTAAACATATGCCTTCTGCTGCTCCCAGTGTTACAATATAACTGCcacaaaaaggaagttttcGATTTACTCTGGAGAAAAAATCGTGTAGAATGCCCCGTCCAACCCAACTACGCATGCACGAGCAATGTGTTAATTCTCCACCTGTacaactttttccttctcgcTTTATTCACGGAAGGTCTATGTATtcatggaggaggaagagacgACACCACTCCCGTCATAGACCAAACTAAAGGTGAGAGGGGCGCTGACAATTCGGACGACCTGGAAGATTCTCATCAACTGGAGGAAAAGTTCCACGCTATAAATACAGTGGATGTAAAAAAACTATGGTTACATAAGTTTTCCATTCATCAGAGGGTCAAATATGCAAGGAGTGGACAAAGCGAGCTAGGAAACGAAAAGTGTGAACATGATGATAAGCATGTAGATGGGAAAGAACAAGGAAGTTCTGCACTGGTTGGAAGCAAGGAAGAGGGTGATAGCGTTAGCGGTTTCGACGATGGAAGTTACGCCAAACTGGGCCCCAAGTGCTCAGATGTCAATGACAGCGGAAATGCTAGTACCATTTCCCCGGGGGAAGAGAACACAAATTATGAAATATCGAACGGtgaaatttgtttaaaatgcCAGAAGGCAGACGAGATGACAACGATCCATTTAAAGAGAAACCTAAGGAACGTCGATGTAGCACCTACACACAGTAATGATATCAACCTAGAATTAATAAAGAACAGAAGTGCCATCCTGAAGTGCCTCCTAATCCTTTTAAGTTCTTATTTATATTGGGACCAAAGCAAGTACCTAAaagagaagaatttttttctttttctctttacaAGTGGGGAAATTTACTACACTGcgaatttcttcttctcccttttgacCGTCATATATGACAAtgaatttaattattttagtttttatttttatgataaCAGCTATTTAGAGTTTTACAATTTGtgcattcacatttttaacttGCTGATTGATTTTAGTCCGTTCGTTTTGGAGGACGACAAGAGGGTGCACTACCTGAGTGGCGCGGCCAGGTACTTCTACAGCGTCgcggaagggggggaagcaCATATAGGAGAAGCACATATAGGAGAAGCACATATAGGAGAAGCACACATAGGAGAAGCACATATAGGAGAAGCACATATAGGAGAAGCACACATAGGAGAAGCACATATAGGAGAAGTACGCA
This genomic window from Plasmodium knowlesi strain H genome assembly, chromosome: 4 contains:
- a CDS encoding H/ACA ribonucleoprotein complex subunit 3, putative encodes the protein MYMLRYYLDANGKRVYTVKPVVDGKVTFSAHPCRFSPDDKFSSQRITLKKRFNLL